One window of Bacteroides sp. AN502(2024) genomic DNA carries:
- a CDS encoding NADH peroxidase, with protein MKKFRCTVCGYVYEGDAAPEKCPLCKAPASKFVEVVEVEGGALSFADEHVVGVAKGCDEEMIKDLNNHFMGECTEVGMYLAMSRQADREGYPEVAEAFKRYAWEEAEHAAKFAELLGDCVWDTKTNLQKRKDAEQGACEDKKRIATRAKALNLDAIHDTVHEMCKDEARHGKGFEGLYNRYFGDKK; from the coding sequence ATGAAAAAATTTAGATGTACTGTATGTGGTTACGTTTATGAAGGTGACGCAGCTCCTGAAAAATGTCCGTTGTGTAAAGCTCCTGCCAGCAAATTCGTAGAAGTTGTTGAGGTAGAAGGTGGAGCATTGTCTTTTGCAGACGAACATGTTGTTGGTGTTGCAAAAGGTTGTGACGAAGAAATGATTAAGGACTTGAACAATCACTTCATGGGAGAATGCACTGAAGTTGGTATGTATCTGGCTATGAGCCGTCAGGCAGACCGTGAAGGTTATCCTGAAGTAGCTGAGGCTTTCAAACGTTACGCTTGGGAAGAAGCTGAACATGCTGCTAAGTTTGCAGAATTGTTGGGCGATTGCGTGTGGGATACTAAAACAAACCTGCAGAAACGTAAAGATGCTGAACAAGGTGCATGTGAAGATAAAAAGCGTATCGCCACTCGTGCTAAAGCTCTGAATCTGGATGCTATCCATGATACTGTACACGAAATGTGCAAAGACGAAGCTCGTCACGGTAAAGGTTTTGAAGGATTGTACAATCGTTATTTCGGTGATAAGAAATAA
- a CDS encoding Fur family transcriptional regulator has protein sequence MKPYERLLEHHIKPSMQRIAIMEYLMDNPIHPSADDIYTALSPSMPTLSKTTVYNTLKLFSEQGAALMLTIDEKNANFDADTSLHSHFLCKRCGHIYDLKCPEAIKTVETVDMDGHQVSEVHYYYKGICKTCLSKDREIRID, from the coding sequence ATGAAACCATACGAACGATTATTAGAGCATCATATCAAGCCTTCTATGCAGCGTATCGCTATCATGGAATATCTGATGGATAATCCGATTCATCCATCGGCTGACGATATCTATACTGCATTATCTCCATCGATGCCGACACTTTCAAAAACTACGGTTTATAATACATTGAAATTGTTTTCGGAACAAGGAGCGGCCTTGATGCTTACGATTGATGAGAAGAATGCGAATTTTGATGCAGATACTTCCCTACATTCTCATTTTCTGTGTAAGCGTTGTGGACACATTTATGATCTGAAATGTCCGGAAGCTATAAAAACAGTGGAGACTGTAGACATGGATGGTCATCAGGTATCGGAAGTTCATTATTATTATAAAGGTATTTGCAAGACTTGTTTAAGTAAAGATAGAGAAATACGTATTGATTAA
- the hisB gene encoding bifunctional histidinol-phosphatase/imidazoleglycerol-phosphate dehydratase HisB, with translation MKKKVLFIDRDGTLVIEPPVDYQLDSLEKLEFYPKVFRNLGFIRSKLDFEFVMVTNQDGLGTSSFPEETFWPAHNLMLKTLAGEGITFDEILIDRSFPEDNALTRKPRTGMLTKFLNSPDYDLAGSFVIGDRPTDVELAQNLGCRAIYLQDSTKALKEKGLEEVCALATTDWDRIAEFLFAGERKAEVRRTTKETDIYVALNLDGNGICDISTGLGFFDHMLEQIGKHSGMDLTIRVKGDLEVDEHHTIEDTAIALGECIYQALGSKRGIERYGYALPMDDCLCQVCLDFGGRPWLVWDAEFKREKIGEMPTEMFLHFFKSLSDAAKMNLNIKAEGQNEHHKIEGVFKALARALKMAIKRDIYHFELPSSKGIL, from the coding sequence ATGAAGAAGAAAGTATTATTTATCGATAGAGATGGTACGTTGGTAATCGAACCTCCCGTTGATTATCAGCTGGATTCATTGGAAAAACTGGAATTCTATCCGAAGGTGTTCCGTAATTTGGGTTTTATCCGTAGTAAACTTGACTTTGAATTTGTGATGGTTACCAATCAGGACGGATTGGGTACATCCTCTTTTCCGGAAGAGACATTCTGGCCTGCTCATAATCTGATGCTTAAAACATTGGCGGGAGAGGGGATTACTTTTGACGAAATTCTGATAGACCGTAGTTTTCCTGAAGATAATGCGCTTACTCGTAAGCCGCGTACGGGAATGTTGACGAAATTTTTAAATAGTCCTGATTATGATCTTGCCGGAAGTTTTGTGATAGGTGATCGCCCTACGGATGTGGAACTTGCCCAAAATCTGGGCTGCCGGGCAATTTATTTGCAAGACTCAACCAAAGCTTTGAAAGAAAAAGGATTAGAAGAAGTCTGTGCCCTTGCAACTACTGACTGGGACCGGATAGCCGAATTCCTTTTTGCCGGAGAACGGAAAGCGGAAGTACGCCGGACTACAAAAGAAACAGATATTTATGTTGCTTTGAATCTCGATGGAAATGGTATCTGTGACATATCTACCGGTCTTGGCTTTTTCGATCATATGCTTGAGCAGATTGGAAAGCATTCCGGCATGGACCTGACTATCCGTGTAAAGGGCGATTTGGAAGTAGATGAGCATCATACGATCGAAGATACCGCTATTGCCTTAGGTGAATGTATTTATCAGGCTTTAGGGAGCAAACGGGGGATTGAACGTTATGGCTATGCCTTGCCGATGGATGATTGTCTTTGTCAGGTTTGCCTGGACTTCGGCGGTCGTCCCTGGCTGGTTTGGGATGCTGAATTCAAGCGTGAAAAAATAGGAGAGATGCCAACAGAAATGTTCCTTCATTTCTTTAAGTCACTAAGTGACGCGGCAAAGATGAATTTGAACATCAAAGCGGAAGGACAGAATGAACATCATAAGATAGAAGGCGTTTTTAAAGCCCTTGCCCGTGCTTTGAAAATGGCTATCAAAAGAGATATCTATCATTTTGAACTTCCATCCAGTAAGGGTATTCTTTAA
- the trxA gene encoding thioredoxin translates to MEKFEDLIQSPVPVLVDFFAEWCGPCKAMKPVLEELKLIVGDKARIAKIDVDQHEDLATKYRIQAVPTFILFKNGEAVWRHSGVIHSSELQGVIEKHYT, encoded by the coding sequence ATGGAAAAATTTGAAGATTTAATACAGTCACCAGTACCCGTTTTAGTTGATTTTTTTGCAGAATGGTGTGGACCTTGCAAAGCAATGAAACCAGTTTTAGAAGAACTAAAACTTATTGTGGGAGATAAAGCACGTATTGCAAAGATAGACGTTGACCAGCATGAAGACCTGGCTACTAAATATCGCATACAAGCCGTACCGACCTTTATACTATTCAAGAATGGAGAGGCTGTCTGGAGACATTCCGGCGTAATCCATAGTAGCGAGCTGCAAGGCGTTATCGAGAAGCATTATACATAA
- the hisC gene encoding histidinol-phosphate transaminase yields MKTLQELTRPNIWKLKPYSSARDEYKGVTASVFLDANENPYNTPHNRYPDPMQCELKTLLSKIKKVSPEHIFLGNGSDEAIDLVFRAFCEPGKDNVVAIDPTYGMYQVCADVNDVEYRKVLLDDDFQLSADKLLAATDEHTKLIFLCSPNNPTGNDLLRSEIEKVLCRFEGLVMLDEAYNDFSQAPSFLEELDKYPNLVVFQTFSKAWGCAAIRLGMAFASKEIIGILSKIKYPYNVNQLTQQQAISMLYKHYEIERWVKTLKEERDYLEAEFEKLPCTIKLFPSDANFFLAKVTDAVNIYNYLVGEGIIVRNRHHISLCCNCLRVTVGTRVENNSLLTALKNYQG; encoded by the coding sequence GTGAAAACGTTGCAAGAACTAACTCGGCCGAATATCTGGAAATTAAAACCCTATTCTTCGGCGCGAGATGAATATAAAGGAGTTACAGCCTCTGTTTTTCTGGATGCGAACGAGAACCCCTACAATACGCCTCATAACCGCTATCCGGATCCTATGCAGTGTGAACTGAAGACGCTGTTGTCGAAAATCAAAAAAGTATCTCCCGAGCATATTTTTCTTGGAAACGGTAGCGATGAAGCTATCGACTTGGTTTTTCGTGCATTCTGCGAACCGGGAAAAGATAATGTCGTAGCCATCGATCCTACTTATGGAATGTATCAGGTTTGTGCCGATGTGAACGATGTGGAATATCGGAAAGTATTGCTGGATGATGACTTCCAGCTCTCTGCCGACAAATTGCTGGCGGCTACCGATGAACATACCAAACTTATTTTCCTTTGCTCGCCTAATAACCCGACAGGAAATGATTTGCTCCGTTCTGAAATTGAAAAGGTACTTTGTCGGTTCGAAGGATTGGTGATGCTGGATGAAGCTTATAATGATTTTTCCCAGGCTCCTTCTTTCCTTGAAGAGTTGGATAAATATCCTAACCTTGTCGTATTCCAAACATTCTCCAAGGCTTGGGGATGTGCTGCTATTCGTTTGGGAATGGCTTTTGCTTCCAAAGAAATTATAGGTATCCTTAGCAAAATCAAATATCCCTATAATGTCAATCAGTTGACTCAACAACAGGCTATTTCTATGTTGTACAAGCATTATGAGATAGAACGTTGGGTGAAAACATTGAAGGAAGAGCGTGATTATCTGGAAGCGGAATTTGAAAAACTTCCATGTACCATCAAACTGTTTCCTTCTGATGCCAACTTCTTTTTGGCTAAAGTGACAGATGCTGTGAACATCTACAACTATTTGGTCGGTGAAGGAATCATTGTGCGTAATCGTCATCACATTTCACTTTGTTGCAACTGTTTGCGTGTGACTGTCGGTACCCGTGTAGAAAATAATTCCTTATTGACGGCTCTTAAAAACTATCAAGGATAA
- a CDS encoding IS4 family transposase, whose product MANITLFAQVISHLPKENIRKIIKSSGSDKHCKGYNTWSQFVSMIFSQFSGCDSVRDISNGLKSATGNLNHLGINRAPSKSTVAYQNANRDSSVFRGIFYSLFQYFGQQALWQRRKFRFKMPIKLLDSTLVSLTLSIYDWAHYTTTKGAVKMHTLLDYDSLLPEFVNITDGKTTDNKAAFDIELHPYSIVVADRGYCDYSLLNNWDSSNVFFVVRHKDNIRYKAIEELPLPEKHAQNVLIDEIIEFELSAAKSKYPKRLRRIAVWNDEHGFEIELLTNNFTLAASSIAALYKARWNIEIFFRNLKQLLRIKSFIGTSRNAVETQIWTAMTTMLILTWLKHIARYKWALANLVVTLRLNTFTKIDLQKWLDQPFTPPPETIEND is encoded by the coding sequence ATGGCAAATATAACACTTTTCGCACAGGTAATATCACATCTCCCGAAAGAAAATATCAGGAAAATCATAAAATCTTCGGGGTCAGACAAGCATTGTAAGGGCTACAATACATGGAGTCAGTTTGTTAGCATGATTTTCAGCCAATTCTCAGGATGTGATTCAGTCAGAGATATCTCAAACGGGCTGAAATCAGCCACCGGCAACCTCAATCATTTGGGAATCAACCGTGCACCATCCAAGTCAACGGTAGCATATCAGAACGCCAACCGAGACAGTTCGGTTTTTCGCGGCATATTCTACTCGTTGTTTCAGTATTTCGGACAGCAAGCCCTATGGCAACGAAGAAAGTTCCGTTTCAAGATGCCGATAAAACTGCTCGACTCCACATTGGTGTCATTGACTCTGTCAATATATGACTGGGCACATTACACTACCACCAAGGGGGCGGTCAAGATGCACACGCTATTGGACTATGACAGTCTTTTGCCGGAGTTCGTGAATATCACCGATGGCAAAACCACCGACAACAAAGCTGCTTTTGATATTGAGTTACATCCGTATAGTATTGTAGTAGCCGACCGAGGCTACTGTGACTACTCATTGCTGAATAATTGGGACAGCAGCAACGTGTTCTTTGTAGTGCGTCATAAAGACAATATCCGGTACAAAGCCATAGAGGAGTTGCCTTTGCCTGAAAAACACGCTCAGAATGTACTTATTGACGAAATAATCGAGTTCGAACTCTCGGCGGCCAAATCCAAATATCCCAAACGTTTACGTCGCATCGCAGTATGGAACGATGAACACGGTTTTGAAATTGAGTTACTCACAAACAACTTCACATTGGCAGCATCAAGCATAGCGGCTCTGTACAAGGCTCGGTGGAACATAGAAATCTTCTTTCGCAACCTCAAGCAACTGCTACGCATCAAGAGCTTTATCGGCACATCCCGCAATGCCGTAGAGACCCAAATATGGACTGCTATGACTACAATGCTGATTCTGACATGGCTAAAGCACATCGCAAGATACAAATGGGCATTGGCTAACCTTGTGGTCACGCTCCGGCTGAACACATTTACCAAAATCGACCTCCAAAAATGGCTTGATCAACCATTTACACCACCTCCCGAAACCATCGAAAACGATTAG
- the hisD gene encoding histidinol dehydrogenase has translation MKLIKYPSKEQWTELLKRPALNTESLFDTVRSIINKVRTEGDKAVLEYEAAFDKVILSALAVTPEEMQVAGTLVSDELKSAISLAKRNIETFHASQRFVGKKVETMNGVTCWQKSVGIEKVGLYIPGGTAPLFSTVLMLAVPAKIAGCKEIVLCTPPDKNGNIHPAILFAAQLAGVSKIFKAGGVQAIAAMAYGTESVPKVYKIFGPGNQYVTAAKQLVSLRDVAIDMPAGPSEVEVLADASANPVFVAADLLSQAEHGIDSQAILITTSEKLQTEVMAEVERQLAKLPRREIAAKSLENSKLILVKELNEALELTNAYAPEHLIIEMENYMEVAEHVINAGSVFLGSLTPESAGDYASGTNHTLPTNGYAKAYSGVSLDSFIRKITFQEILPEGIKAIGPAIEEMAANEQLDAHKNAVTVRLQTIQNS, from the coding sequence ATGAAATTGATTAAATATCCCTCAAAAGAGCAATGGACGGAACTATTGAAACGTCCGGCACTAAATACGGAAAGTTTGTTCGATACTGTTCGTTCTATTATAAATAAGGTAAGGACAGAAGGTGACAAAGCAGTACTGGAATATGAGGCAGCTTTTGATAAGGTAATCTTGTCTGCACTTGCTGTAACTCCTGAAGAGATGCAGGTTGCCGGAACATTAGTAAGCGATGAACTGAAATCTGCCATCTCCCTGGCAAAACGGAATATTGAAACATTCCATGCTTCCCAACGCTTTGTCGGAAAGAAGGTAGAAACAATGAACGGTGTGACTTGCTGGCAAAAATCGGTGGGAATCGAAAAGGTCGGGTTATATATTCCGGGTGGAACAGCACCGCTGTTCTCTACTGTATTAATGTTGGCTGTTCCGGCTAAAATTGCAGGATGTAAGGAAATCGTTCTTTGTACTCCTCCCGATAAAAACGGGAATATTCATCCGGCTATCCTTTTTGCCGCGCAACTGGCTGGTGTCAGCAAAATATTCAAGGCGGGTGGGGTGCAAGCTATTGCCGCTATGGCTTATGGAACAGAGAGTGTACCTAAAGTGTATAAGATATTTGGTCCCGGTAACCAATATGTGACAGCTGCCAAACAATTGGTGAGCCTGCGTGATGTGGCTATCGATATGCCTGCCGGCCCTTCTGAAGTGGAAGTTCTGGCCGATGCCTCTGCCAATCCGGTTTTTGTGGCAGCAGATCTTTTGTCACAGGCAGAACACGGAATAGATAGTCAGGCTATATTGATTACCACTTCCGAGAAACTTCAGACAGAGGTGATGGCAGAAGTGGAGCGTCAATTAGCAAAACTTCCCCGTCGTGAAATTGCAGCGAAATCATTGGAAAATAGTAAATTGATTTTAGTGAAGGAGCTGAATGAAGCATTGGAATTGACAAACGCGTATGCTCCGGAACATTTAATTATAGAAATGGAAAACTATATGGAAGTGGCCGAACATGTGATAAATGCAGGTTCTGTCTTCTTAGGTTCATTAACTCCCGAAAGTGCCGGCGACTATGCTTCCGGAACGAATCACACGCTGCCGACCAACGGTTATGCCAAAGCCTATAGCGGTGTAAGTTTGGATAGTTTTATCCGTAAGATTACATTTCAGGAAATTCTTCCGGAAGGGATAAAAGCGATCGGTCCTGCTATAGAAGAAATGGCAGCTAATGAACAGCTGGACGCACATAAAAATGCTGTTACAGTTCGCCTCCAAACAATTCAAAATTCATAA
- a CDS encoding thioredoxin domain-containing protein yields MKKVLVMVALVMASVIIYAFNDSRKANQGRKEIADKGEVVVMDKEMFLRDVFDYEKSKEWNYKGNKPAIIDLYADWCGPCRQTAPIMKELAKEYAGKIVIYKVNVDKQKELATLFNTTSIPLFVFIPMKGDPQFFRGAADKATYKKAIDEFLLK; encoded by the coding sequence ATGAAGAAAGTATTAGTAATGGTAGCCCTCGTCATGGCAAGCGTGATTATATACGCATTCAATGACAGTAGGAAAGCCAATCAAGGTAGAAAAGAGATAGCAGATAAGGGTGAAGTAGTCGTAATGGACAAAGAAATGTTTTTGAGAGACGTCTTCGATTATGAGAAATCAAAGGAGTGGAATTATAAAGGTAATAAGCCCGCCATCATCGACCTATATGCAGATTGGTGCGGACCATGTCGGCAGACAGCTCCTATCATGAAAGAATTGGCAAAGGAATATGCCGGAAAAATTGTCATCTACAAAGTCAATGTAGATAAACAAAAAGAACTGGCAACTTTGTTTAATACAACAAGTATTCCATTGTTTGTATTCATTCCCATGAAAGGAGATCCACAGTTTTTCCGTGGAGCTGCAGACAAGGCAACTTACAAAAAAGCAATTGATGAATTTCTCTTGAAGTAA
- a CDS encoding SagB/ThcOx family dehydrogenase, with the protein MRKVQLLLVCLILSAAAFAADQVIKLPKPNLNRIGAVMKALSERHSTREYASKPLSLSDLSDLLWAANGINRKESGKRTAPSALNKQDVDVYVVLPEGSYLYDAKKHQLTLVAEGDYRGAVAGGQAFVKTAPVSLVLISDLSKFGDAKSARSQLMGAMDSGIVSQNISIFCSAANMATVPRASMDNEQLKKVLKLRDGQILMMNHPVGYFK; encoded by the coding sequence ATGAGAAAAGTACAACTATTGTTAGTTTGTTTAATTCTTTCGGCTGCTGCTTTTGCTGCTGATCAAGTGATTAAATTGCCAAAGCCTAATTTAAACCGTATCGGTGCGGTGATGAAGGCATTGTCTGAACGACATTCGACCCGCGAGTATGCTTCTAAGCCATTGAGTTTGTCGGATCTGTCTGATTTGTTGTGGGCCGCTAATGGGATAAACCGTAAGGAATCCGGAAAGAGAACAGCTCCATCGGCATTGAATAAGCAGGATGTGGATGTATATGTAGTACTACCTGAAGGGAGTTATCTGTATGATGCTAAAAAACATCAGTTGACTTTGGTTGCTGAAGGAGATTATCGTGGAGCAGTAGCCGGTGGACAGGCATTTGTGAAGACTGCTCCAGTATCTTTGGTGTTAATCAGTGATCTTTCGAAGTTTGGAGATGCGAAGAGTGCACGCAGCCAGTTGATGGGAGCGATGGATTCTGGTATCGTTTCTCAAAATATTTCAATATTCTGTTCCGCTGCTAATATGGCAACAGTGCCACGTGCTTCCATGGACAATGAACAATTGAAGAAAGTTTTGAAATTGAGAGATGGTCAAATACTAATGATGAATCATCCTGTGGGATACTTCAAATAA
- a CDS encoding NAD(+) synthase yields the protein MNYGFVKVAAAVPHVKVADCKFNVEKIENLIAIAEGKGVQIIVFPEMSITGYTCGDLFGQQLLLEEAEMGLMQILNNTRQLDIISIVGMPVVVNSTVINAAVVIQKGKVLGVAAKTYLPNYKEFYEQRWFTSALQLTTNNVRLCGQFVPIGANLLFETSDTTFGIEICEDLWSTIPPSSSLALQGAEIIFNMSADNEGIGKNNYLCSLISQQSARCIAGYVFSSCGFGESTTDVVFAGNGLIYENGSLLARSERFSMKEQLIISEIDVERIRAERRTNTTFAANQANLGDMKAYSIATELIHSKELTLTRKFNSHPFVPQGAELNEHCKEVFSIQIAGLAQRLVHTGAKTAVIGISGGLDSTLALLVCVKTFDKLGLSRKDILGITMPGFGTTDRTYHNAIDLMKSLGISIREISIQEACIQHFKDINHDINVHDVTYENSQARERTQILMDVANQTWGMVIGTGDLSELALGWATYNGDHMSMYGVNASVPKTLVKYLVQWVAENGMDEKSKATLLDIVDTPISPELIPADENGEIKQKTEDLVGPYELHDFFLYYFLRCGFRPSKIFYLANIAFKDIYDEETIKKWLSTFFRRFFNQQFKRSCLPDGPKVGSISISPRGDWRMPSDISSTMWLKEIEAL from the coding sequence ATGAACTACGGATTTGTGAAAGTAGCTGCAGCTGTGCCACACGTAAAAGTGGCAGACTGCAAATTCAATGTAGAAAAGATAGAAAATCTGATTGCAATAGCCGAAGGAAAAGGGGTGCAGATCATTGTTTTCCCGGAAATGAGCATCACCGGATATACTTGTGGCGACCTGTTCGGACAACAGCTTCTACTGGAAGAAGCTGAAATGGGTCTGATGCAAATTCTGAACAATACCCGTCAATTAGATATCATTTCAATTGTGGGTATGCCTGTAGTAGTCAACTCGACAGTAATCAATGCAGCCGTAGTAATTCAGAAAGGGAAAGTATTGGGAGTTGCAGCCAAAACATATCTGCCAAATTATAAAGAGTTCTACGAACAACGTTGGTTCACCTCGGCTCTTCAGCTGACAACAAATAATGTGCGCTTGTGCGGACAGTTTGTTCCCATAGGTGCCAATTTGCTTTTTGAAACTTCAGATACGACTTTTGGCATCGAAATATGCGAAGATCTTTGGTCTACCATACCGCCCAGTTCTTCGCTGGCATTACAAGGAGCAGAAATTATTTTCAATATGTCTGCAGACAATGAAGGCATTGGAAAAAACAATTATCTCTGCTCTCTTATCAGCCAGCAATCTGCACGTTGTATTGCCGGATATGTATTCTCATCCTGTGGCTTCGGAGAGTCCACTACAGATGTCGTTTTTGCCGGTAACGGACTGATTTATGAAAACGGTTCACTTCTTGCTCGCAGTGAACGTTTCAGTATGAAAGAACAACTGATCATCAGTGAAATAGATGTTGAACGTATCCGGGCTGAACGTAGAACAAATACCACTTTTGCCGCTAATCAGGCAAACTTGGGAGATATGAAAGCATATTCTATCGCAACGGAACTTATTCACAGTAAAGAACTGACATTAACCCGGAAATTCAACTCTCATCCTTTCGTACCACAGGGAGCAGAACTGAATGAACATTGTAAGGAAGTATTCTCCATTCAGATAGCCGGATTGGCACAAAGGTTGGTTCATACCGGAGCCAAAACTGCCGTAATCGGTATTTCCGGTGGACTGGATTCAACACTGGCACTACTTGTTTGCGTGAAGACTTTTGATAAGTTGGGATTATCACGAAAAGATATCCTCGGGATTACAATGCCGGGATTCGGAACAACAGATCGTACATATCACAATGCTATTGATCTGATGAAATCGCTAGGTATTTCAATTCGTGAAATCAGTATACAAGAGGCCTGCATCCAGCATTTTAAAGATATAAACCATGATATAAATGTACACGATGTAACATACGAGAATTCACAGGCACGGGAACGTACACAAATATTGATGGATGTAGCCAATCAAACTTGGGGAATGGTTATTGGCACAGGAGATTTATCAGAACTTGCACTGGGATGGGCAACCTACAATGGCGATCACATGTCGATGTACGGAGTAAATGCAAGTGTACCGAAAACTCTGGTGAAGTACTTGGTACAATGGGTAGCGGAAAACGGTATGGATGAAAAATCAAAAGCGACTTTACTTGATATAGTAGATACTCCCATCAGTCCGGAACTGATTCCTGCAGATGAAAACGGAGAGATTAAACAAAAAACTGAAGATTTGGTAGGTCCTTATGAGCTGCATGATTTCTTCCTTTATTATTTCTTACGTTGTGGTTTCCGCCCATCCAAAATTTTCTATCTGGCAAATATCGCATTTAAAGATATATATGATGAAGAAACCATCAAGAAATGGCTCTCTACCTTCTTCCGTCGTTTCTTTAATCAACAATTCAAGCGTTCTTGCTTGCCGGACGGTCCTAAGGTAGGAAGCATTTCTATCAGCCCGAGAGGAGACTGGAGAATGCCCAGCGATATCAGTTCAACGATGTGGCTTAAAGAAATAGAGGCATTATAA
- the hisG gene encoding ATP phosphoribosyltransferase, with the protein MLRIAVQAKGRLFEETMALLEESDIKLSTTKRTLLVQSSNFPIEVLFLRDDDIPQTVATGVADLGIVGENEFIEKEEDAEIIKRLGFSKCRLSLAMPKDVEYPGLSWFNGKKIATSYPVILRNFLKENGVNAEIHVITGSVEVSPGIGLADAIFDIVSSGSTLVSNRLKEVEVVMKSEALLIGNKKMNDEKKEVLEELLFRMNAVKTAEDKKYVLMNAPKDKLKEIIAVLPGMKSPTVMPLAQEGWCSVHTVLDEKRFWEIIGKLKGLGAEGILVLPIEKMIV; encoded by the coding sequence ATGTTAAGAATCGCAGTACAAGCCAAAGGACGTCTCTTTGAAGAGACAATGGCACTTTTAGAAGAGTCAGATATCAAGTTAAGCACCACGAAACGTACCTTATTGGTACAGTCTTCCAATTTTCCTATTGAAGTTCTATTCCTTCGTGATGACGATATTCCGCAGACAGTGGCTACTGGTGTAGCAGACTTGGGAATTGTAGGCGAAAACGAATTTATCGAAAAGGAAGAAGATGCGGAAATTATCAAACGTTTGGGATTTAGTAAATGCCGCCTTTCACTGGCTATGCCGAAGGATGTTGAATATCCCGGTTTGTCGTGGTTTAACGGTAAGAAGATTGCTACTTCCTATCCGGTTATTCTTCGTAACTTCCTGAAGGAAAATGGTGTAAATGCTGAAATTCACGTGATTACCGGTTCTGTAGAAGTATCTCCGGGAATTGGATTGGCTGATGCTATTTTCGATATTGTAAGCTCCGGTTCTACATTGGTAAGTAACCGTTTGAAAGAAGTGGAAGTTGTAATGAAGTCAGAAGCATTGCTGATTGGCAACAAGAAGATGAACGACGAGAAAAAAGAAGTGCTCGAAGAGCTGCTGTTTCGCATGAATGCAGTAAAAACAGCCGAAGATAAAAAATATGTTTTGATGAATGCTCCGAAAGATAAACTGAAAGAAATCATTGCTGTATTGCCGGGCATGAAGAGTCCCACGGTGATGCCACTGGCACAGGAAGGTTGGTGTTCTGTTCATACAGTACTTGATGAGAAACGTTTCTGGGAAATCATTGGAAAACTGAAAGGACTGGGAGCAGAAGGTATTTTGGTACTGCCGATTGAAAAGATGATTGTATAG